CTAGCCTGAGGCCatagaattttgttttcattttggagaGTGTAGCTTAGGTTTCATATTTAGGTATATGACCCTTTTCTGCCACGTATTAATACATGCTTTGTATATGGCACAACTATGAAGTTCTTATTTTGCACATGGATGACTGgttgtccagaaaaaaaaaatttgaagatttttttcccactaattgtcttctgcctctgctgggaatCCATattgtatgtctgtctgtggactcTTTTGTCCTGTTCTGTCTCGGTGAAGGACTGGTCACTTTTGACTGGGTGCCAGATATTTGACTTATCACTTATAGGTGAAAAGTCTTTTGTGTAAGAGTTTCTGAGCCTTGTTCTGCAGCCTAAGTTGCCTGGAAGCAATCTGGTCCTCCCAGGAGCCCCGGAGCTGGCTCATCTGAGGTGTGGGTGAGTGGGAATCTTCCTCAGGCTTGGAGCCTCAGATATGACCTGAGCAGTGGGCTTGCAGGTATGTGCAGCACTATGGCCTGGCCGATGCCTGTGACCACATAGAGTGGGTGTTGAAGAACGTGGCTGTGAAGCTGGGGAAGACACGGAAGGTGAAGGTGCTCACGGGCACGGGTAAGTGAGCTGCATTGTTTGTCTTCTATTGGGACTCTTGGCCCTTTCTGGAGGACAGGAGTGAACCACAGAAGGAAACTTGTGGGCATCTGTCCTGGGATTAgagcaggggaaggggaactATGGAAATTTCTAGGGAGGAAGGACTTAGTAGCACAGGTTTCAGAGGGCTGTACTAGCTGTGGACAGTGCTGCGTGGATAGGATGCCTGTGTTCTATCTTAGCACCCCCTCTTCCCCAGAGTTCACGGATGGTACCCCCTAGTGGTCTCCTAGGGCTGGGCTGTCTTTAGAGACCCTTCTCTCATCAGATCCTCTGTCCTCAGGTAATGTCAATGTTATCCAGCCGGATTACGCCATGGCAGCCCGAGACTTCCTCCGGACCTTCCGTAGTGGGCTCTTGGGCCAAGTGATGCTCGACCGTGACATTATGCCTGCTTGCTGATGACACTGACCCCTGACCTGGCTGGCTGGAGTGTGGTCTCCTGCATATTCCATGGGACTGCAGCTGGAGTGTTTAATGCTTGGAACTATTCTCCTTATCTGGAAGCTCTCTCTGCTGCTACCTGAGACTTAGGACTCACCTCCAAAGGGCACTATGTTCTCTTGTCCAGTAGATGCTGGTCAGTCCTGGTTGCTACCATGGGGTCCCAAGAATCCTGTGACTTGGGATATGTCCCAAGAATATGTGACTTGGTCAAGAGGTTTTCTCAGTCTCAAGGAGAGATTAATGCTATCAAAGGAGTCAAAGCtataacatgaaaaaaaacaaaactgggttAAAAAGccaacttttaaaaatctctctgtggctgtctttttttttttttacttatttattttttgtcattcTGAGACAGTTTCATTATGTGGCTTGGACTGGTCTCAAACAAATACTCATTCCTCCTGCCCGACCCCTTGAGGTGGGAttatacaggtgtgtgccatgacaCTAGGTTAAAAGACCCATTTCTTGATGTTTATTTCATTGTGCGCTTAGTACTCTGAGCCCATAAGGTAAATCCCCTTCCACCAATGAATGCTGGGGATTGGTAGATTAGGGACTGGGGTTCCTTAGTCAGAGTCTCATGTGTCTGTCAGTCCTGCAATGAGGAAGAAGCTTGTTATCAGCAGAGGGCTTTATTCACAATGAACTCTTCACTGATAAAAGCGCACACAGACATGGACAGGGGGTTTGGAATCAAGTCCAGGAATGTCCTCTCCGCTGGCACTTCAGAGCCTGTACCTCCATCTGCTGTAGGCTCAACTTTTCACAGGCCAGAGGATCACTGGGAGGGGACCACCATCTGGCCCATGTAACCTTCAGGAGGTGGTGCAGAGGGTGTGTCCTAGCGTACCTGATCTCCACGTACCCATGGCACCTAGAAGATGTTGCTGCCAGCAGCTTGCTCTCtaaaaataaacagggaaggGGTTGGTTGATACAGACAGGAGGTGCTGTTGGGCCAGCTGGGCTTCTGCTCAGTAGTTCTGGTCTCTTCTGCCCAGTGTGGACCTGGCCTTTCCATAGTTGCCTGAACCCTGCTTGAATGCTTCTTGTGGATAACAAGGGCTGATAACAAGGGCTAGCCTTCCATCCTTGCCTCTTGCTGTGGCTGCAATAACGATAAACCTCTGAGATTCTTCTTTTGCATCTACGGTTCCTCTTAGTGGAGAAGGTATTCACAGGTGTGTGGCTGTGCCAAATGCTACACACTCTGGTGTGCGAAATAACCATTAAAAGGTGATGTTTTCATTATGCCTAATACATGGTGCTCTGTGGTACGTGAAGGTCTGGTCCACAGAGCCCATCCTCGGGGGAGTTTGTAAGCTCAAGGGGCTCTGGTGGGTCTCCCTCTACCAGACTTGATGCATCAGCACCTGCCTTTGAGGCCCCGAGTGGGCTTGGCCCTTAGCCTGCTGGTCTTGGTTTTGAGCTTGGTCTGttagggacagagagaggagcatctgggctggcTGTGCCCGAGAGCACCGGCAGTGTAGCTAGAAGCTGCAGGGAGCTGCGTCCTGCAACTTGTTAAGAAAATGTTTGGCTAGGGCCCTGCCAATAGCCTTGAAACCTGTACAGTAACCAGAAGTACGCAAGGCTAGCATTGTACATATTGCCTGAGCCCAGAGACCCATCACTCCACTGGGGCAAGGATGTGCTGGTGGGTCCTGAACAGCAAGGAGCCAGTCTGCCCAAAGGTAGATCTATGTGAGGACTGCAATGCATCTCTTTGAGGCCACTTGGGGCATGAGCTCTGTTCTCCTTATGGATATGGATGGTCAGGAAGCTTTTAGTAGTGTCAGTCCACACTCAGAACCTGCTAAGGCTGGTTCTTCTGTGTCTCAGCTTTCTTCTGGCAGCAGTGGGCCTGAAGAACTATTGCCTTctccagtgtgtaggctgtcaaTTGTGCCATACTCTTATCTCTCCTCCCTGGTCCATCTGCTTCCAAGGGAAGGATCTCCCAACATGGAATGCTGCTATTCACCAGAACTGTGGCAGTCTTGCAGTTCAGGTTATACACAAAGAAGGCTCCCATCGGGATTGGTATTGTACCCAAGTGAGCCTCACTTGTGAACCTAAAGTTTGAAGGGAATGGAATGTTTGTGAATGTGGAACCCCTAGTGGCAGTGCACTTTAGGAACAGTTAAGTGGTCCTTATGGCCAAGTGGCTCCAAGTGGAGAAGAACTCTTCTGACAGAAGGTCTCTTGGGCAGTCTGCCAGGAAGAAACATACTACCTTGTCCTTGGTAGCATGTTCTAGGAGGACCACGGTGGGTGTCCTGGGACggatatttttctgctctggatgTTCCTGAGCTGTGGCATTGTTAGGACCTGCTCAGGGCAGGTGGTTAGCACCTGACATTTTTCACATTGCATTCCAAGTGAATGCTCTCTTCAGCCAATTGTTAAGTCCAGAGGGAATCGGTGCATTCCCTCTGCTTCCATGGGAGGCCCCAGGTCTTTTGGGCTTTAGTGTTAGAATCAGGCCCACCTGAGGATGGGTGTCTTCCTGGTGTCAGCATTGTTCATGTTCTTGTGTCAGGGTGGGCAAGCAGACAGGAAGGGCCAAGTACTTCCTCTTGGGCAGCTCTGGAGAGTCAAGGGCAACCTGCCTCTCTGGCAGTAGAGCTGTTAGTTCCTGCCAGAGTAGAAGACTGGGAGACTGGGATGGACAAGAGAGTAGACAGTGTCCACAAATTGCAAGAGGCCTTTTGGGTCCAGAACGCCTCTAGGCCAGGGAATCATAGCAAAAGAAAGTTACCCTCTATGCTGGAGACCATTGGGGTGGGCCCCAGAAGTCTGAAGACCTGGAGCTAGACCTGGCATGGAGCTTAGCCTGGTCTAGGGCCGAAGCAGTTCTAGGGCTCCAAGGGTGCCGCCCAAAAGCAGGCAAACATGTGGACTGTGAGTGGACCTGGAGCCGGAAGTCCAGGCCCAGTAGCTGTAGACTCCTCGGTCCGTCCCATTGCCTCCCGTTGCCCCGTTCTCGTCGTCTTCCAGGCCTAGCTCTCCTGGCCCGGAGGTCCTCCTCCAGCCAGAGCCGGTGGCAAGGCCGGCAGCCACACCCGCTGCAGcccctgctgctgcccctgcAGCCGCCACACGCACAGAGGAGCCGTAGCGGGGCGCCGGCCTCACGCGCACTCTGGAGGTCCCGCGCGCGCCTCCGCGCACCCCCCGGGCGCTGCCTCGAGCGCCTCCCCGGCCGCCCTTGGCAGAACAGCTGTCACAGAGGAAGGCGGCGGCCAAGAGCAGAGCCCAGCACGTGGCAGCAGTCCAGTTCATCCTACTCGGCAGAATCTGCGAGAAGAGGGTGGAAGGGGCTTCAGCTCCCGTGCAGGGGTGGAGCTTGGCTTAGGGCCCGGATAAGGGGATATCAGAGCCGGGTAATAGGCCCACCCGGACCTGGGAACGCCAGCCTGAAGGCGGAATGAGCCTCTGGTTTTGTGGTAATCTGATAGAGAGCTCCTAGCATCTTGGGGGCGGGAGGAACTTGTAGGctcagggctggggaaggggTTCTTTAACCTCCAGCACCAGGACTTTGATTTCGGGTTCCTGCTATATAACCGGCTGGAGCTATGGGGTGGTGGGAAAGGGTTCAACAACAGGGTGGTTGTTTTACTGTTGTGATAGGGTGGAGATGGGTTCCAGAAAGGGTTTATGGGTTTGCTGAGCTTCCGCGCTGGGGCTCAGGCCTTGGGGAGGGCACAAATATCTCCCCAACTCCCCCCGCCCATCCCCCTATCTGCACACGGGTCTCTGGAAGGATTGGGAATGGATTATTGCGTGGAGCATGCTAGTTTGGAATCAAGAGCCCTCAATACATCCAGATTATGGTTAGAACAGATGGCCTTGTGACTACTTGCTCTGGCATCGGGATCTCCTGATGCCTCGCTAGAGACTTTCCGCCAGAGGCTGCGGCCGCACGCACTGGGCAGTGGGTTCAGAATCCAGATCCGCGATTCCTTGCAGCTCCATCAACCAGTGCTGGGTGAAAGCCCGGCAGGCCTAGACCCCAGCTAGGTAATTCTTTCTCTTCCCCGCCCTAGCTCCACCCTTCCTGGGTTTGCCCAGGCCAGCAGCACGGGCAGGTAACTAATTAGGATGGGTTCCGGCTGGCTGTGGCCCCGGGCGGTCTGGGTGGCGTCTCCATCCAGCTCAGGTCCTCTTTCCCcgccccctcttccctcccttccaacATCACAGGGT
This is a stretch of genomic DNA from Meriones unguiculatus strain TT.TT164.6M chromosome 1, Bangor_MerUng_6.1, whole genome shotgun sequence. It encodes these proteins:
- the Sprn gene encoding shadow of prion protein, whose amino-acid sequence is MNWTAATCWALLLAAAFLCDSCSAKGGRGGARGSARGVRGGARGTSRVRVRPAPRYGSSVRVAAAGAAAGAAAGVAAGLATGSGWRRTSGPGELGLEDDENGATGGNGTDRGVYSYWAWTSGSRSTHSPHVCLLLGGTLGALELLRP